The DNA region ACTGGCCGATGCCGTCGCTGAAACGATAAGCCGCCACCTCAAAATTTGCTGGAAGCTTGGCTCGTGGAGCCCGGTCGAGCGTGAACGTGCCGAACACTGGTCGGCCGAGCGATTCGGAACATCGGCATGGCTCGAACGCAGATAGCCCAACGCTCGTAGCCCCGTCGGGTGGTTTGGTCTCAAAAAAAGCCGCAAGGTGGTTTGGATTTACGTTAATTGTCGCCAACCGGGATTTTCTCCGCCGTGAAAGTACCTAGAATGAAGCTGGCGTTCGAGTGAAACGACGAGACGTCGTGAATCATTCAACATGGGTTCACACTCAGTTTTTGTTTAAACGGTGCGAGCAATCGTATCGCCGTTGGGATAGGCTTATCGTCAAACAGATCCCCTTTGGGCGGCTGTGATCTCGGATCACGCACCCCAATAAAGACGGTTTCGTCGTATAAAGTTCAAGAGAGGTTGATCGATGCAAGTGAAGCTGAAGGTCCTGACCGGGAGCCATGAAGGCAAAGAAATCGCCGTCTTAAGCGAGAAGTTTCTGGTTGGACGCAGTGAAGTTTGCCAACTGCGACCGAAAAGCGAGTCGGTCAGTCGCAAGCATTGCATCATTGTTTTGAAGGACAACCGCGTGCTGGTCCAGGATTTGAATAGCCGCAACGGAACCTTCGTCAACGACAAGCGATTACCGGTTGATAAGGCAAAGGTGCTCAAGGGCGGCGACGAACTTCGAATCGGAAAATTGCTTTTCGAAGTGGTCATCGAACACGGGCTGCAGGCAGCGAAAAAGCCCGAGGTATCCAACTTCGGCGACGCCGCGGCGCGAACCGTCGAAGCGGGTTCGCACGACAGTCGTTTCGAAGCGGTCGACGTCAGCGATTGGCTAGACGAAGCAGATCAGATTGACCGTGTGCGAAAATTGTCCGACCCGGAGACTCGCCAGTTTCGATTGGACCAGAGTTCCGACATCGAAAAAACGTCGGCAGAGACCGATAGCTCTGACTTGTCCGTCAGCGAATCGACGGAATCCGTGAAACGAAGTCGGCCGGACAAGAAAGACAAGAAGGCGCCCGGGAAGTTGCCCGCGGATTTGAAGAAGGCCATGACAGATAACTCGCGTGATGCTGCCGACAATGCGTTGAAACGATTCTTCAGCGGACGTTGATCGGATCGGGCAGCGATAGCGGTCGGGCAAGATCGTTTTCCGTTCGCGAAACCCATCCGTCGCGTAAATGAGTTTGCTTCGCCACCGACACCAAGGTTTGCATCGTGGATGATTCCAATGCTCTGCTTGCCGACCAGTTTGGTGCGGGTCGAGATCGAGCGTTCGCCAAACTGATGCGACGCCATCACGACCTTGTCTTCGGGTTGTGTCTTCGCATGCTTGGCCACCGCCAAGACGCCGAAGACGTGACCCAAGAGACATTTTCTCGGTTGGCGAGGTACTTGGACCGCTGGGACCGCCAACGACCGCTCGAACCTTGGCTGGTGACGATCGCGGGCAACCGTTGCCGAACTTTGCTTTCGCGAAAACGTCACCACACTTCGCTGACCGCTACCGAAGAACCGGTGACGACGGTTGCGATTGACCGTCATGACGCGGACCTTTTGGCCGAAGAAGTCCAGTTAGCGGTCAACCAATTGACCCGTGATCAGCGGCAAGCATTTCAAATGTTCCACGAGCAATCGATGGAGTACACCGAGATCGCCCAACGAATGGACCGGCCGGTGGGCACGATCAAAACATGGGTCCACCGTGCGCGACTTCAACTGATCGAGTCGCTTCGACAACGTGACGTTGTTGACGTTCGGTCGCGTTCGTCATCTCCCTCAACTCGCTTCGGAGGCCCGCGATGACCATCACTTGCCAAAGATTCGAATCGCGAATGCAAGACTACCTGGATCGGCGAATGCCTGTCATGGCGGACGAAGCGCTTGTCGACCACGCGCGCGACTGTGTTGACTGTCACCAAAAATGGATGACGTGGCAGTCGATTGATTCAGTCACGCTGCAACAACAATTGGCTACGCAGGCGCAGAGCGAATCAGGACGGGTCCGCCCGATATCCAGGCTTGCGATCGCGGCGGTCGTTTTGATGGTTGCGTCTGTATCGGCAGTGCGTTTGATAGAAACCGATCCGACCGACGAAGCAAGTTCGGCGGCGGTGCTCAGTTCATCAACGACGACCTACGCTGTATCGGATACGACACTGATGGCCGACGTGGACCCGATCGCGTGGTGGCAAGACGTCCGCCCGGGCGACTGGATCAATGAAACGATGCCCGCGATGCGATCTGTCCGCGAAGGGGTGGCGCCGCTGGGCCGATCACTGCGACGAGCGGTTACGATTTTGACAACCGGCGGCGGAGATCAAACAACATGAAGCCGCATCCCCACAGATGGTTCTTGGCGATCGCAATCGCTGCGGTCTTCTCCCCCGTTGGCGTGCAAGCCGAACAGCTTTTTCAGCTTCGAAACGGGATGGTGCTGCGCGGCATGATGGCCGAGATCGCGACGCTGAAGGAAGGCTTCGGCGCCGCGTCGGCGGGCGAAACCCATGTCCGTCCGATCTGGTTGATCGACGACGGATTGCGACGGATCTATATCCACGGCAAGGGCATGAGCGACGGAAACCCCATCGATGTTGCCGATCCCACGCAAGCGATCGAGTTATGGCAAGCACGTCCACTTGGCGGCAAAGCGGTGGCCGGCTTGGGCGCGATCATGGGCGTTTCTCCTTTCAACGAATTCGGCCGACGTCAATTGACGATGCGAGGTCCCGAGGGACAGGTCAACGTGATCCAAGGCATCACAGAATTGAATTCCCGCTACGCCAAACTGGTTGCATTGAAAGGAAAACCGGCACTGTTGTGGGACATGCGGGTCTCCACCGCGTCGATCGACTCACCGACGCTGAAGCGAATTTTTGATCGACGCATTGCTGCCGATGACTTGGAAGGCAAGCTCGAAACGGTTCGCTTTTTCACCGATGCCGAACGCTACGACGATGCGAAGGAAGCGCTTTCATCGATCGAGAACTTGCCCGCCGACATTGATCGTGAAGCGATGTTGATTTCGTTGACCGAGCGACAAGCGATACAGTTGCTCAATGAAGCGAAGATGCGATCCGCGTCGGGCCAACGCCAATTGGCGCGAGGCATTCTTGAAAACTTCCCCATGCAGGAAGGCGGTCGTATCACGCGGATCCAAGTGCAGGACGAGATCGCCAAACTGAATGAATCGGAAACGCAAGCGAAACAACTGGGCGACCAACTGCGTGAACATGTCTCGGGGCTCGACGCCGGCCAGGCCGCACCGCTTGCACCGATCGTCGATGAGATCACATCGGGGCTGTCGCCGGACACGCTGCCGAGATTGAGCGATTACGCGCGACTGGGGAAATCGGCGGAGATCGCGCTCGATGATCGCGTCGCACTTGCAGTGGCCGGGTGGTTGCTGGGAAGTGGATCGGGTGAGCAAAACTTGAGCGTCGCAACGGCATTGATCGCCGTGCGTGATTTGGTCGCCGAATACTTGGGGACCGATGATCCCGGTCGGCGTGCGGCAATTTTGGAAAAATTACGAACGTTGGAAGGTGCCCAGGCCGAGTACGTCGATCGAATGCTGCCATTGTTGCAGCCACCACTGCCGTGGCCAGAGGGATCGGCCGTGGAAGGCGCGGACGGATTTTACAGCGTCGATACCGGCGCGGCGCTATATGCGATTCAGTTGCCACCCGAATACACCCCGCTTCGATCGTATCCGTGCGTTGTATCGTTGCACGGTGCCGGCGGATATGCCGAAGACCAGATCGATTGGTGGGCCGGAAAGTACAG from Rubripirellula tenax includes:
- a CDS encoding FHA domain-containing protein, translated to MQVKLKVLTGSHEGKEIAVLSEKFLVGRSEVCQLRPKSESVSRKHCIIVLKDNRVLVQDLNSRNGTFVNDKRLPVDKAKVLKGGDELRIGKLLFEVVIEHGLQAAKKPEVSNFGDAAARTVEAGSHDSRFEAVDVSDWLDEADQIDRVRKLSDPETRQFRLDQSSDIEKTSAETDSSDLSVSESTESVKRSRPDKKDKKAPGKLPADLKKAMTDNSRDAADNALKRFFSGR
- a CDS encoding RNA polymerase sigma factor, whose product is MDDSNALLADQFGAGRDRAFAKLMRRHHDLVFGLCLRMLGHRQDAEDVTQETFSRLARYLDRWDRQRPLEPWLVTIAGNRCRTLLSRKRHHTSLTATEEPVTTVAIDRHDADLLAEEVQLAVNQLTRDQRQAFQMFHEQSMEYTEIAQRMDRPVGTIKTWVHRARLQLIESLRQRDVVDVRSRSSSPSTRFGGPR
- a CDS encoding carboxylesterase family protein, which codes for MKPHPHRWFLAIAIAAVFSPVGVQAEQLFQLRNGMVLRGMMAEIATLKEGFGAASAGETHVRPIWLIDDGLRRIYIHGKGMSDGNPIDVADPTQAIELWQARPLGGKAVAGLGAIMGVSPFNEFGRRQLTMRGPEGQVNVIQGITELNSRYAKLVALKGKPALLWDMRVSTASIDSPTLKRIFDRRIAADDLEGKLETVRFFTDAERYDDAKEALSSIENLPADIDREAMLISLTERQAIQLLNEAKMRSASGQRQLARGILENFPMQEGGRITRIQVQDEIAKLNESETQAKQLGDQLREHVSGLDAGQAAPLAPIVDEITSGLSPDTLPRLSDYARLGKSAEIALDDRVALAVAGWLLGSGSGEQNLSVATALIAVRDLVAEYLGTDDPGRRAAILEKLRTLEGAQAEYVDRMLPLLQPPLPWPEGSAVEGADGFYSVDTGAALYAIQLPPEYTPLRSYPCVVSLHGAGGYAEDQIDWWAGKYSEHNGARMGHASRNGFIVVAPVWSRSQQRDYEYTPLEHERILVSVRDAMRRASIDSDRVFLSGHGEGGTAAWDLALAHPDMWAGMIPINANPDKTVHHYELNSRYMPMYIVMGELDGIRADGSIMDDYMSFNHDAIVVMYRGRGREPFFDEIPKLFEWMTSAAHRRRDIPEQIDVSTMRNGDQFFWWLELGPLKPDVQIDPILWDQTSRIRSAKISASIGADNQIRISSVPSDTFKVLLRPQPGIDIANEIIVRSGTRPYRFQFDGSLETMLEDARRRADRKRAFWFEATMP